In Methanosarcina siciliae T4/M, one genomic interval encodes:
- a CDS encoding FecCD family ABC transporter permease, producing MEFFLRNKKEFEISVLTLLAIVLILTFFISVYIGRYTITPSQLIMAVAGKITNVDYTLPDTADTILFKVRLPRIIAAILIGANLATAGAAYQGMFKNPMVSPDILGASHGAGFGAAVAILLSSGTAGIQMSSLLFGLGAVLLSYTISKIVGHGDNATLTMVLTGMVVSTMFSAFISMTKYVADTDEKLPAITFWLMGSLASITRKDVLILLIPTVLGMIPLLLLRWKLNVLAFGDEEAQAMGVDTKKVRSIIIFSSTLLVASSVSISGMIGWIGLIVPHIARQFVGPNYKHLLFASMLVGGSFLLIVDDVARNAFSAEIPLGILTALLGAPFFLYLLLKERRKAKWN from the coding sequence ATGGAATTTTTTTTGCGAAATAAAAAAGAATTTGAGATATCTGTACTGACACTTCTGGCGATAGTACTTATCTTAACATTTTTCATTTCTGTATATATAGGAAGATACACGATTACCCCAAGCCAGCTAATAATGGCAGTGGCAGGCAAAATTACAAATGTTGATTACACTTTGCCTGATACGGCTGACACGATTCTGTTCAAGGTTAGACTGCCAAGGATAATTGCCGCGATCCTTATCGGTGCCAATCTGGCTACTGCAGGAGCCGCGTATCAGGGAATGTTTAAAAATCCAATGGTATCTCCGGACATCCTGGGAGCGTCACATGGAGCTGGATTTGGAGCAGCAGTAGCAATATTACTTTCATCTGGAACTGCCGGCATACAGATGTCTTCATTATTATTCGGACTCGGAGCCGTTCTACTCAGCTACACCATCAGTAAAATTGTCGGGCATGGAGATAATGCGACCCTAACAATGGTTTTGACCGGAATGGTTGTTTCGACAATGTTCTCCGCATTTATCTCAATGACGAAATATGTTGCCGATACGGACGAAAAGCTACCTGCCATAACGTTCTGGCTAATGGGAAGTCTGGCATCGATAACAAGAAAAGATGTCCTCATTTTGTTGATCCCGACCGTATTGGGCATGATCCCCCTATTATTATTAAGATGGAAACTGAACGTTTTAGCCTTCGGGGATGAAGAGGCACAGGCGATGGGAGTGGATACGAAAAAAGTGAGGTCAATAATTATTTTTTCTTCCACGCTACTTGTCGCATCATCCGTTTCGATAAGCGGCATGATTGGCTGGATAGGGCTTATCGTTCCTCATATCGCAAGGCAGTTTGTCGGACCCAATTACAAACACCTTCTTTTCGCATCCATGCTTGTGGGCGGTTCGTTTCTGTTGATTGTTGATGACGTTGCACGAAACGCTTTCTCGGCAGAGATACCGCTGGGAATATTAACAGCACTTTTAGGAGCGCCGTTTTTTCTGTATCTTCTACTAAAAGAAAGGAGGAAAGCAAAATGGAACTGA
- a CDS encoding DUF4139 domain-containing protein, producing MRTNKSYLWLALLFVGVMATAAAFAYPDSTEETVQADEQEIAVNGIESSSSVITKVEPSNPLEFLTAGAAVTDAATEVTVYNDNLALVKERRSLNLKTGVNSVEYTDVAALIDPTSVMFEDTKNKNTAVLEQNYEYDLVSSYKLLDKFLGKEITATEKEGETYTGTLLSHDGGVVLQLSDGNVVSLSEVSKFEFPDSAGLLTKPTLVWQVYSPVAGSRDVLTSYLTSGMNWNADYIVKTNADDTKADIQGWVSIDNGAGTTYENARLKLVAGEVHRTAVSKTSYDYAVDEAVPMSSDGGGGFVEETLFEYHLYTLERPATLKNNQVKQISLLSADSVPVEKELIFDVSKSENVQAVLNLENSKEKGLGMPLPAGVMRVYKSDSDGQLQFLGEDSIDHTPKDEDVKVVVGNSFDVTATRTQTDYDKVSNDVRRQSYEIELKNHKSEAQTVRIVEHFYGDWEIITSSDSSEKTDAYTVEWEVTVPSDGSKKITFTVEYRY from the coding sequence ATGAGGACGAACAAAAGTTATCTATGGCTTGCTCTGCTTTTTGTAGGGGTTATGGCCACCGCCGCAGCATTTGCTTATCCCGACTCTACCGAAGAAACGGTTCAGGCTGATGAGCAGGAAATAGCTGTGAATGGAATTGAGTCTTCTTCCAGTGTAATCACAAAGGTAGAACCTTCAAATCCTCTGGAATTTCTTACCGCCGGAGCCGCAGTTACCGATGCTGCCACCGAGGTTACGGTTTACAATGATAATCTTGCCCTCGTGAAAGAACGCAGGTCACTCAACTTGAAGACAGGGGTCAACAGCGTTGAGTATACGGATGTTGCGGCTCTCATTGACCCTACCTCGGTCATGTTTGAGGATACAAAAAATAAAAACACTGCAGTGCTTGAACAAAACTATGAGTATGACCTGGTAAGCAGTTACAAGCTGCTGGATAAATTCCTGGGAAAGGAAATCACTGCAACTGAAAAGGAAGGGGAGACCTATACGGGCACGCTTCTCAGCCATGACGGAGGAGTTGTGCTCCAGTTAAGCGACGGAAATGTTGTAAGCCTTTCCGAAGTCTCCAAATTCGAGTTTCCTGACTCTGCAGGGCTGCTTACAAAGCCGACCCTGGTCTGGCAGGTTTATTCCCCTGTGGCAGGCAGCCGGGATGTCCTCACTTCTTATCTTACTAGCGGTATGAACTGGAATGCGGACTACATCGTAAAGACGAATGCGGACGATACAAAAGCTGATATCCAGGGCTGGGTCAGTATTGACAACGGGGCAGGAACCACCTATGAGAATGCCCGATTGAAGCTCGTTGCAGGGGAAGTCCATCGTACAGCTGTATCGAAAACAAGCTATGATTATGCAGTTGATGAAGCAGTACCGATGTCCTCTGATGGAGGCGGGGGCTTTGTTGAAGAAACCCTCTTTGAGTACCACCTTTATACCCTTGAAAGACCGGCTACCCTGAAAAATAACCAGGTCAAGCAGATTTCCCTGCTCTCTGCGGATTCCGTGCCCGTGGAAAAGGAACTTATCTTTGACGTTTCAAAAAGCGAGAATGTCCAGGCAGTCCTGAACCTCGAGAATTCAAAGGAAAAGGGTCTCGGAATGCCTCTCCCCGCCGGAGTTATGAGGGTCTACAAAAGCGATTCCGACGGGCAGCTCCAGTTCCTCGGAGAGGACAGTATAGACCACACCCCTAAAGACGAGGATGTCAAAGTTGTTGTCGGAAATTCCTTTGATGTTACTGCCACCAGAACCCAGACCGACTATGACAAGGTAAGCAATGATGTCCGGCGGCAAAGTTATGAAATTGAATTAAAGAACCATAAGTCCGAAGCCCAGACAGTCAGGATTGTGGAACATTTCTATGGTGACTGGGAAATTATCACAAGTTCCGATAGTTCTGAAAAGACGGATGCTTACACTGTCGAATGGGAAGTAACCGTGCCATCGGATGGGTCGAAAAAAATTACTTTCACAGTGGAATACAGATATTGA
- a CDS encoding GNAT family N-acetyltransferase: MIIRSYEESRKKEVRDVVLEVLLEHGFAYDRLKDSDLNDINGYYFAKGGTFFVGLADGRVVGTAGVRKLEGNRCEIRRIYLKKGFRGKGNGKKLFLAALDFAEKNCSGVVLKTDSTLKKAIGMYLKHGFTFLKEEKGYLYYEKQF; this comes from the coding sequence ATGATAATCCGGAGCTATGAAGAATCCAGAAAGAAAGAAGTCCGTGACGTCGTTCTGGAAGTCCTGCTGGAACACGGTTTCGCGTATGACAGGCTTAAAGATTCAGACCTTAATGACATCAACGGCTACTATTTTGCAAAAGGAGGAACCTTTTTTGTAGGCCTGGCCGACGGCAGGGTGGTGGGTACGGCAGGAGTGCGCAAACTTGAGGGTAACCGCTGTGAAATCAGGCGCATCTACCTCAAAAAGGGCTTCAGGGGCAAAGGGAACGGAAAAAAGCTTTTTCTGGCAGCCCTGGATTTCGCCGAAAAAAACTGTTCAGGCGTCGTGCTCAAAACCGATTCGACCCTTAAAAAAGCAATAGGTATGTATCTCAAGCACGGCTTCACTTTTTTAAAAGAAGAAAAAGGGTACCTGTACTATGAGAAACAGTTTTAA
- a CDS encoding ABC transporter ATP-binding protein, which produces MELKVVNASCGYGKKTIISNISMKIKSGEIMCLLGPNGVGKTTLFKTILGLLELQSGDILLDGKNVKKWSKKDFAKVIGYVPQAHTPPFPFTVLEVVLMGRTPYLGACASPTKKDTAVAEENLDLLGITYLKDKVYTDISGGERQMVLIARALTQQPKILFMDEPTSNLDYGNQVRVLERIVALAKTGLGVIMTSHSPDHAFLCSTKVALLQRNGLFEIGAAHEIVTENNLRSTYGVDIMVASVTGKNGNSIKTCIPMLS; this is translated from the coding sequence ATGGAACTGAAAGTTGTCAATGCCAGTTGTGGTTATGGGAAAAAAACAATTATCAGCAATATTTCCATGAAAATCAAATCCGGGGAAATTATGTGCCTTCTGGGTCCGAACGGTGTGGGGAAAACAACCCTGTTCAAAACTATTTTGGGCCTTCTGGAACTTCAAAGCGGTGACATTCTCCTGGACGGGAAAAACGTGAAGAAATGGTCAAAAAAAGACTTTGCAAAGGTAATAGGGTATGTCCCGCAGGCCCATACTCCCCCATTTCCGTTTACCGTTTTAGAGGTTGTGCTTATGGGACGAACGCCATACTTGGGCGCCTGTGCGTCCCCGACAAAAAAAGACACTGCAGTTGCGGAAGAGAATCTGGATTTGTTGGGAATTACATACCTGAAGGATAAAGTGTATACGGATATCAGCGGGGGGGAAAGGCAGATGGTCCTTATTGCAAGAGCCCTTACCCAACAACCAAAAATTTTGTTTATGGACGAACCCACTTCAAACCTCGATTACGGCAATCAGGTCAGGGTCCTGGAAAGAATAGTTGCTCTGGCAAAGACGGGCCTGGGTGTGATAATGACATCACATTCTCCGGATCACGCTTTTCTCTGCTCGACAAAAGTAGCGCTTTTACAAAGAAACGGGCTCTTTGAAATTGGAGCTGCTCACGAAATAGTAACCGAAAACAACCTGCGCTCCACATATGGAGTGGACATAATGGTTGCAAGTGTTACTGGCAAAAATGGCAATTCAATTAAAACCTGTATTCCGATGTTGAGCTGA
- a CDS encoding nucleotidyltransferase domain-containing protein, with product MLKTRLRDFLLTKDDWLFAVSDYFRSDGIRATLRYVPDETGERELNGKRYKKYDFGPAFEFMKQNRPEWVQDVHVVPESEVKKVLHPSEVIPKLVNSDSRVRAIVKVLDVAGIPRTSMGVTGSMLAGLQNESSDVDFVVYGPMWFRARDAIAIAKQQEGPIEEIDEAMWQRIYRKRIPEISFDEFMRHESRKGNRGMVEGTYFDLLFVREWDQIKAPLLRGKDTVKMKIEAEVTNADFAFDSPAYYKVEHDEIDHVLSYTHTYAGQALPGEIIEASGVVEEVGDMKRLVVGTSREPKGEWIRSLTWLEKCGYR from the coding sequence ATGCTCAAAACACGCCTGAGAGATTTTCTTCTTACAAAAGATGACTGGCTTTTTGCGGTTTCGGACTACTTCCGTAGTGATGGAATCAGAGCCACACTCCGCTACGTTCCGGATGAAACCGGGGAAAGGGAGTTAAACGGGAAAAGGTACAAAAAATACGATTTCGGCCCTGCTTTCGAATTCATGAAACAAAACAGGCCCGAGTGGGTCCAGGACGTGCATGTTGTCCCTGAATCCGAAGTAAAAAAGGTGCTGCACCCCTCTGAAGTTATTCCCAAGCTTGTAAATTCCGACAGCCGGGTAAGGGCGATCGTAAAGGTGCTTGATGTTGCCGGAATTCCCAGGACAAGTATGGGGGTTACGGGTTCTATGCTTGCAGGCCTGCAGAATGAGAGTTCTGATGTTGATTTTGTTGTCTACGGTCCCATGTGGTTCAGGGCAAGGGATGCCATAGCCATTGCAAAACAGCAGGAGGGCCCTATCGAAGAGATCGATGAGGCGATGTGGCAGAGGATCTACAGGAAAAGAATCCCTGAGATTTCTTTTGATGAATTCATGCGCCACGAGTCCAGGAAAGGCAACCGAGGCATGGTCGAAGGCACTTATTTCGACCTCCTCTTCGTGCGGGAATGGGACCAGATTAAAGCCCCTCTCCTGCGGGGAAAAGATACGGTCAAAATGAAAATAGAAGCCGAGGTCACAAACGCTGACTTTGCCTTTGACAGCCCTGCCTACTACAAAGTGGAGCATGACGAAATTGACCATGTGCTCTCCTACACCCATACCTATGCAGGTCAGGCCCTCCCAGGAGAGATAATAGAAGCCAGCGGGGTGGTCGAAGAAGTCGGAGATATGAAGCGGCTGGTCGTTGGAACCTCAAGGGAACCAAAAGGGGAATGGATCCGGTCCCTTACCTGGCTTGAAAAGTGTGGGTATAGGTGA
- a CDS encoding M20 metallopeptidase family protein → MREDPSTETFETWIIRLRREFHRYPELSFEEYETQKRILKILEELGIEARKIADTGVLASIRGTRPGPCIALRTDTDGLQVQEGLTERNGDYISRNDGVMHACGHDGHMAMLFGAARLFVENRDFPGEVRLIFQPAEEIPPGGSERVIAEGGLKGVDAVMGMHIFTNHESGSVGFRPGPFMASTNRFEIAFKGKGGHISKPESCIDPVRMETDFISSVYPALEKKLEPDKYVLGVGRIRGGAQFNRTPDRVEILGSYRTFDSRTTEIIDLTIKECLEKIKERYVKPGEEFEGLPDYELDILHGYPVLVNDPVFTDAVNLKLQESFPELTTYPELVKTFAAEDFASYLQVVPGIFISLGTRNREKRILEINHSSTFDIDEKILRTGTEIFYTVSLDFLKHPEKYLSPQSKEKTNDNPEL, encoded by the coding sequence TTGAGAGAGGACCCGAGCACAGAAACGTTTGAAACCTGGATTATCCGGCTGAGGCGAGAATTTCACCGATACCCGGAACTCAGTTTCGAAGAATATGAAACCCAGAAACGAATCCTGAAAATCCTTGAAGAACTGGGGATAGAAGCCAGGAAGATTGCGGACACAGGCGTGCTTGCAAGCATCAGGGGCACGAGACCCGGGCCCTGCATTGCCCTGAGGACGGATACTGACGGCCTGCAGGTGCAAGAAGGGCTCACAGAGAGAAACGGGGACTATATTTCCAGAAACGACGGGGTAATGCATGCCTGCGGGCATGACGGGCATATGGCAATGCTTTTTGGGGCTGCAAGACTCTTTGTAGAAAATCGGGACTTTCCTGGAGAAGTCCGCCTGATCTTCCAGCCTGCAGAAGAGATCCCTCCGGGTGGTTCGGAGAGAGTTATTGCCGAAGGAGGGCTAAAAGGCGTGGATGCGGTTATGGGCATGCACATTTTTACTAACCACGAATCCGGAAGCGTGGGTTTCCGTCCTGGACCCTTTATGGCAAGCACGAACCGTTTTGAAATCGCCTTTAAGGGAAAAGGAGGCCATATTTCAAAACCCGAAAGCTGCATTGACCCTGTCCGGATGGAAACGGACTTCATAAGCAGCGTGTACCCGGCCCTTGAAAAAAAACTTGAACCTGATAAGTATGTCCTGGGAGTAGGCAGGATTCGGGGGGGAGCCCAGTTCAACAGGACCCCTGACAGGGTAGAGATCCTCGGAAGCTACCGGACATTTGACAGCAGGACAACGGAAATTATCGACCTGACAATAAAAGAGTGTCTTGAGAAGATAAAGGAAAGATACGTAAAACCCGGAGAAGAGTTTGAAGGGCTTCCGGATTACGAACTTGACATCCTGCACGGGTATCCGGTCCTGGTAAATGACCCGGTTTTCACAGATGCGGTTAACTTAAAACTACAGGAAAGTTTCCCTGAGCTCACAACCTATCCGGAGCTTGTAAAAACCTTTGCTGCCGAAGATTTCGCAAGCTATCTGCAAGTAGTGCCAGGCATCTTTATTTCCCTTGGTACCCGGAACCGGGAAAAAAGGATCCTGGAGATAAACCATTCAAGCACATTCGATATTGATGAAAAAATCCTGCGTACGGGCACTGAAATTTTCTATACCGTTTCCCTGGATTTCCTGAAGCACCCCGAAAAATACCTCAGCCCTCAATCGAAGGAGAAAACAAATGATAATCCGGAGCTATGA
- a CDS encoding PGF-pre-PGF domain-containing protein, which yields MKTIETLKVKNRIKNSSFISGLIFLLFFAVTLLPVSASGIEASRELSAGTVYAGETFTVTVHIEATQRIEAPTLDENLPAGWDVTVIENEGATFQNSDTFKASTLEWIWVESLSAGGEKNVVYRVTVPSNPEPGNFTVSGNVSAYSISAVPVTGASEIIVTYPPPEAEFTASPLSGTTPLTVQFTDLSTNNPDSWKWDLNGNGSIDSTEKNPAWTYENPGTYTITLTASNSTYGNDTETKTGYITVTEEASTSGGSSSKSSGSSGGGGGGGGGGSPESSRNVELKEVSNEQVFKGIHTCYTFQGETNEIVSIEFDPKKNFGKTTTIVEMLKNTSSIVKEPAPGTVYKNLNIWVGNSGFSSSDNLENARINFRVKKTWLSENRIIENTITLYRYIDDTWNTLPTSLTGEDQDYFYFSSETPGFSPFAIAGPEQDTQIIEITPIRNEESNIMSTGERSTEDEEKLASDNEKTDEDSPGPGIFFAAAGLLASYAALKKRKIK from the coding sequence ATGAAAACTATTGAAACTCTTAAAGTAAAAAACCGGATCAAAAACTCAAGTTTTATCTCCGGGCTTATATTTCTTCTATTTTTTGCTGTAACCTTACTGCCAGTTTCAGCCTCCGGAATCGAGGCGAGCAGGGAGCTTTCTGCAGGAACGGTTTATGCAGGTGAAACCTTTACAGTAACCGTGCATATAGAAGCAACCCAGCGCATCGAAGCCCCTACTCTTGATGAAAACCTTCCCGCCGGATGGGATGTAACCGTAATTGAAAATGAAGGGGCTACGTTCCAGAATTCCGATACTTTCAAAGCGTCTACCCTGGAATGGATCTGGGTCGAGAGCCTTTCAGCAGGCGGGGAAAAAAACGTAGTCTACAGGGTTACAGTGCCGTCAAATCCTGAACCCGGAAATTTCACGGTCTCAGGCAATGTTTCAGCGTATTCTATCTCTGCCGTGCCTGTTACGGGAGCTTCGGAAATAATAGTCACATACCCTCCTCCAGAAGCCGAATTTACCGCAAGCCCCCTCTCCGGCACCACTCCCCTTACAGTCCAGTTCACGGACCTGAGTACAAATAACCCGGATTCCTGGAAATGGGATCTCAACGGAAACGGAAGCATCGATTCTACAGAGAAAAATCCGGCATGGACTTATGAAAACCCGGGCACTTACACAATCACCCTCACAGCAAGCAACAGTACCTACGGAAACGATACCGAGACAAAAACAGGTTATATCACAGTCACTGAAGAAGCCTCGACTTCCGGAGGAAGCAGTAGCAAAAGCAGTGGGAGCAGCGGAGGGGGAGGGGGAGGCGGAGGAGGTGGATCTCCTGAATCAAGCCGAAACGTAGAGCTTAAAGAGGTTTCAAATGAGCAGGTCTTCAAAGGAATCCACACCTGCTACACCTTCCAAGGGGAAACAAACGAGATCGTTAGTATTGAGTTTGACCCGAAAAAGAACTTCGGGAAAACAACCACAATTGTAGAGATGCTGAAGAACACATCCTCAATAGTGAAAGAACCTGCCCCCGGAACCGTTTACAAGAACCTGAATATCTGGGTCGGAAACAGTGGCTTTTCAAGTTCCGATAACCTTGAAAACGCCCGGATAAACTTCAGGGTAAAAAAGACCTGGCTTTCCGAAAACCGCATAATTGAAAACACAATAACCCTGTACCGGTACATCGATGACACCTGGAACACCCTTCCCACAAGCCTGACCGGAGAAGACCAGGATTACTTCTACTTTAGCTCAGAAACCCCGGGATTTTCTCCGTTTGCGATCGCGGGTCCTGAACAAGATACCCAGATAATAGAGATAACTCCGATTAGAAACGAAGAAAGTAATATCATGAGTACAGGAGAGAGATCGACAGAAGATGAAGAAAAACTTGCCTCAGATAACGAAAAAACTGATGAGGATTCTCCCGGACCCGGGATTTTTTTTGCAGCAGCCGGGCTTCTGGCATCGTATGCAGCCCTGAAGAAAAGGAAAATAAAATAA
- a CDS encoding ABC transporter substrate-binding protein: MKAIKITLVLLILLSGLLISGCLQQANDVVETSAETPTVKSTVQGTAAEAETRTITDMDGVVWTIPKEVKSVAANGAGNQIVFMVGGADKLVGTASVVQQNEMFVKIYPRITEVETIFVTGQDVNFEELVKLDPDVIIGNLDDAEEYGLVDLDIRNQSPEDIKTEVLLVGDLFGEEEYKKAEEFCNYYDGNLNYVTERTKNLTDEEKVKVFVAGADILSTEGIGSITTSWIENAGGINVAAEAGVKERGTISMEDLIAQNPDIIITRDSKTREELLTNDQYQDISAVKTGKIYVNPKGVYLWGVRSAETALQTLWSAKMIHPELFEDLDMNEETRKFYSTFYYYELSEEELDSILNPQ; this comes from the coding sequence ATGAAAGCAATAAAAATAACGTTAGTTCTGCTTATTTTGCTGTCCGGACTGCTGATAAGCGGATGTTTACAGCAAGCAAATGATGTGGTAGAAACATCAGCCGAAACACCTACCGTAAAAAGCACTGTGCAGGGAACCGCTGCGGAGGCGGAAACCAGAACCATAACGGATATGGACGGAGTGGTGTGGACAATTCCAAAGGAAGTAAAAAGCGTAGCAGCAAACGGAGCTGGAAATCAGATCGTGTTTATGGTCGGAGGCGCTGACAAACTGGTCGGAACAGCTTCTGTCGTTCAACAGAATGAAATGTTCGTAAAGATATATCCCCGAATTACTGAAGTAGAAACTATCTTTGTTACAGGCCAGGATGTCAACTTTGAAGAATTGGTCAAATTAGATCCGGATGTTATCATCGGAAATCTTGATGATGCCGAAGAATACGGACTTGTTGATCTGGACATAAGAAACCAGAGTCCGGAAGACATCAAAACAGAGGTTTTGCTTGTAGGCGACCTGTTTGGAGAAGAAGAATATAAAAAAGCTGAGGAATTCTGCAATTATTATGACGGGAATTTAAATTATGTTACGGAAAGAACAAAAAACCTTACTGATGAAGAAAAAGTAAAAGTATTCGTTGCCGGAGCGGATATTCTTTCCACTGAGGGGATCGGTTCGATCACTACCTCATGGATTGAAAATGCCGGAGGAATAAATGTTGCGGCCGAAGCCGGAGTCAAAGAACGCGGCACTATCTCCATGGAAGATCTGATTGCGCAGAATCCCGATATCATAATAACAAGGGACAGCAAGACCAGGGAGGAACTGCTGACAAACGATCAGTATCAGGATATCTCCGCGGTTAAAACCGGGAAGATATATGTCAATCCAAAAGGCGTTTACCTGTGGGGAGTAAGAAGCGCAGAAACAGCGCTGCAAACACTTTGGTCGGCAAAAATGATCCATCCCGAACTATTCGAAGACCTGGATATGAATGAAGAGACAAGAAAGTTTTATTCGACATTCTATTATTATGAATTGAGTGAGGAGGAACTCGACTCGATATTAAACCCCCAATGA
- a CDS encoding condensation domain-containing protein yields MPATSQDMFNYAARYGISNHNLQAVIHFKDKLDEAKLARAVRLSIDAEPVLGCFFVEKENSPFWQRLFDPEKISWCRLEETKDREDSVMKFLLEPLNTDRDPQILALLLRYCQEDTLCIKLNHACCDGRSAREYLKLLAGLYTKLCRDPSFEPEPNVQGKRDQSAVLEARGITELKSSFIPVGAEPTWAFPWKRSAEQESMQFSVTRIPSVNFRNIAAYARAHGETINDIILTAYFRALFDMIEPELYAPMEIQFTVDLRRYLPEEENISISNLSGIESLRLPRIKCEPFTSTLERVVLAMKKIKINFPGIQSALACELMSGMNFREVLKTVQKEWQTSLVSGKSTPMLTNLGVISPTPLFFGETAAEDVYMVTPAFHAPAFMLGASTYNEVLTLTAGYYEPATKKEDVDHFLDMVVGGLSSCDIRTYRA; encoded by the coding sequence ATGCCCGCCACATCGCAGGACATGTTTAATTATGCGGCTCGTTATGGGATCTCAAATCATAATCTTCAGGCTGTAATACATTTTAAAGATAAGCTGGATGAGGCGAAACTGGCCCGGGCTGTAAGACTCTCTATTGATGCTGAGCCTGTTCTGGGCTGCTTTTTTGTAGAAAAGGAAAACAGCCCATTCTGGCAGCGCCTTTTTGATCCGGAAAAAATTTCCTGGTGCAGGCTGGAAGAGACGAAGGACAGAGAAGATTCGGTTATGAAGTTTCTGCTTGAACCTTTGAATACGGACCGTGACCCGCAGATACTGGCGCTCCTGCTACGCTACTGTCAGGAAGACACCCTGTGCATCAAGCTCAACCATGCCTGTTGCGATGGCAGGAGCGCCAGAGAATACCTTAAACTGCTGGCTGGCTTATATACTAAGCTTTGTAGAGATCCTTCTTTTGAACCTGAACCGAATGTGCAGGGAAAAAGAGATCAGAGTGCTGTGCTTGAAGCCCGGGGAATAACTGAGCTCAAATCTTCTTTTATTCCTGTGGGAGCGGAGCCTACATGGGCTTTTCCCTGGAAACGATCTGCAGAGCAGGAATCGATGCAATTCTCTGTAACTCGAATCCCTTCCGTAAATTTTCGGAACATTGCGGCCTATGCAAGGGCTCACGGAGAAACAATAAACGATATTATCCTGACAGCTTATTTTCGAGCGCTATTTGACATGATAGAACCTGAACTTTATGCTCCAATGGAAATCCAGTTTACCGTGGACTTACGCCGTTATTTGCCAGAAGAAGAAAATATATCCATCTCCAACTTATCCGGGATCGAGAGTTTGAGACTGCCCAGGATAAAGTGCGAACCCTTTACTTCCACACTGGAAAGGGTTGTACTCGCCATGAAAAAAATTAAAATTAACTTTCCAGGTATACAAAGTGCTCTTGCCTGCGAATTAATGAGTGGAATGAATTTTCGGGAAGTCCTGAAAACGGTTCAAAAAGAGTGGCAAACATCTCTGGTAAGCGGAAAGTCTACCCCTATGCTCACCAATTTAGGGGTAATCAGCCCAACTCCGCTCTTTTTTGGAGAAACGGCAGCTGAAGACGTTTACATGGTCACTCCAGCCTTCCATGCTCCTGCCTTTATGCTCGGGGCTTCAACATATAATGAGGTACTGACTCTTACGGCAGGCTATTACGAGCCTGCCACAAAAAAAGAGGACGTCGACCATTTTCTCGATATGGTTGTTGGTGGGCTGAGTTCCTGTGATATTCGAACATATCGTGCTTAG